The following proteins are co-located in the Rhodococcus opacus B4 genome:
- a CDS encoding NlpC/P60 family protein has protein sequence MSVDPSAIIVGVAAAIGGIVHGTDLPEPAQGIATQQVQSIVEAAPGLDVQIDQSIANLPPEVQDPARRAVDAAAAAVADAVAPYLPPAPLPAAPQDPLPPRDPRPEGNVGPQSSGPVPTEPYSPSWWPTPATDDGIAQGESDDVLSQWVPSVLDSSAATSPAIGSIAVFVPWFQKAGALCDGVKAPVLAALYSAENGFRYGATAPVSPSGARGPGQFMPATWAKYGKDADGDGKADILDVADSVMASGHLLCDMYEQIEQWKSQGEVVGDTLDLTIAGYNAGVGAVRLHGGMPSGEADYENQTKPYVAKIRASESRYASLLGVFGGGTDGIGGKIVEAAVQYLGLPYVWGGGNVNGPSAGGFDCSGLTSYAVHAATSGFSLPRTSETQWNVGVEVPLADAMPGDLLFGNWGPAGPGHVAIYVGNGQMVHAPTTGDVVRVAPVFEGMKARRVV, from the coding sequence ATGTCTGTTGATCCTTCGGCGATCATCGTCGGGGTAGCCGCGGCAATCGGAGGTATCGTGCATGGAACGGATCTGCCAGAGCCCGCGCAAGGCATTGCGACGCAACAGGTTCAGTCGATAGTAGAGGCCGCACCGGGGCTCGACGTGCAGATCGACCAGTCCATTGCGAATCTGCCCCCAGAAGTTCAGGATCCAGCTCGTCGAGCTGTCGACGCCGCGGCCGCTGCCGTTGCGGATGCAGTAGCACCATATCTACCTCCCGCGCCGCTGCCGGCAGCCCCGCAGGATCCGTTGCCTCCCAGAGATCCCCGACCCGAGGGCAACGTCGGTCCCCAGTCCTCCGGGCCGGTTCCGACGGAGCCGTACTCCCCGTCGTGGTGGCCGACACCGGCGACGGATGATGGAATTGCGCAAGGAGAGAGTGATGACGTGCTGTCGCAATGGGTGCCGTCGGTGCTCGATTCCTCCGCAGCGACGTCGCCGGCTATCGGTTCGATCGCCGTCTTCGTTCCGTGGTTTCAGAAGGCCGGCGCCCTCTGCGACGGCGTGAAGGCGCCCGTTCTTGCCGCGCTGTACTCCGCGGAGAACGGCTTTCGCTATGGTGCCACCGCTCCGGTGTCACCGTCCGGCGCTCGCGGTCCGGGCCAGTTCATGCCTGCCACCTGGGCAAAGTACGGCAAGGACGCCGACGGGGACGGGAAGGCCGACATCCTCGACGTCGCAGACTCGGTGATGGCCTCGGGCCATCTTCTGTGCGACATGTACGAGCAGATCGAACAGTGGAAATCGCAGGGCGAGGTGGTCGGCGACACGCTCGACCTCACGATCGCGGGGTACAACGCGGGCGTCGGCGCCGTTCGACTGCATGGCGGTATGCCCTCGGGTGAGGCGGATTACGAGAATCAGACGAAGCCCTACGTCGCGAAGATCCGCGCTTCCGAGTCGCGATATGCCTCGCTTCTCGGGGTCTTCGGAGGCGGAACGGACGGCATCGGCGGCAAGATCGTCGAAGCCGCCGTCCAGTACCTCGGTCTCCCGTACGTGTGGGGGGGCGGGAACGTGAACGGTCCCTCGGCGGGCGGTTTCGACTGCTCCGGTCTGACGTCCTACGCCGTCCACGCGGCCACGTCCGGGTTTTCCCTTCCCCGCACGTCCGAGACGCAGTGGAATGTCGGTGTGGAGGTGCCGCTCGCGGATGCGATGCCGGGCGATTTGCTGTTCGGGAACTGGGGCCCGGCGGGTCCCGGACATGTCGCGATCTACGTGGGGAACGGGCAGATGGTCCACGCCCCGACGACCGGCGACGTGGTGCGCGTCGCGCCGGTGTTCGAGGGGATGAAGGCTCGCCGGGTGGTATGA
- a CDS encoding DUF2834 domain-containing protein yields the protein MVTTQRHRDTAMNVRHACYLVAGVAALLLTWPFAFDWIGDGGNISNPVEFFGDGIEPGGTAAFLSIDMLIAWAVFIVWVLTDTVRIGMGRKWGVVFVLLSYIGVSMAFPFYLIVRERFLASHVPGQQVSSSDGRESSASTSP from the coding sequence ATGGTGACGACGCAACGACACCGCGACACGGCAATGAACGTCCGGCATGCCTGCTACCTCGTCGCCGGGGTCGCGGCGCTACTCCTGACGTGGCCGTTCGCGTTCGACTGGATCGGCGACGGCGGCAACATCTCGAACCCGGTCGAGTTCTTCGGCGACGGCATCGAGCCGGGCGGCACGGCGGCCTTCCTGAGCATCGACATGTTGATCGCGTGGGCGGTCTTCATCGTGTGGGTTCTCACCGACACCGTGCGGATCGGGATGGGCCGCAAATGGGGCGTGGTCTTCGTTCTGCTGTCCTACATCGGCGTGTCGATGGCGTTTCCGTTCTATCTCATCGTTCGTGAGCGGTTCCTCGCCAGCCACGTTCCCGGACAACAGGTGTCGTCGTCGGACGGCCGCGAATCGAGCGCGTCGACGAGCCCGTAA
- a CDS encoding 2Fe-2S iron-sulfur cluster-binding protein, giving the protein MTKVTYHLPDGTTAQVDVEPGETLMNASLRNNLPGIVAECAGSCACATCHVHLPKEYTHFFTEPTDEETDLIAYLDAAEYDSRLSCQLVVGDSDAEIHVRVADSR; this is encoded by the coding sequence ATGACGAAAGTTACCTACCATCTGCCCGACGGGACGACTGCGCAGGTCGACGTCGAACCCGGCGAGACGCTCATGAATGCATCGCTCCGCAACAATCTCCCCGGCATCGTCGCCGAATGCGCAGGCAGTTGCGCCTGCGCCACCTGCCACGTTCATCTCCCGAAGGAGTACACCCACTTCTTCACCGAACCGACCGACGAGGAGACGGATCTGATCGCATATCTGGATGCGGCCGAGTACGATTCCCGGCTGTCCTGCCAGCTCGTCGTCGGTGACAGCGACGCCGAGATCCACGTCCGAGTCGCAGACAGCAGGTGA
- a CDS encoding cytochrome P450, giving the protein MTTVESADTTTVPDEIGRQIVLPEGHSNDAKLYEAYRWLRENQPLGQARVEGYDPLWLVSKHADLMEIERQPEIFSAGGGENKGSHNPILANQAGDEFTKTLTGGSLRILDALPYLDPPEHTTIKDVAFDWFRPANLKKWEDRIRETARESVTRLVSGKPDLDAVHEFAVFFPLHVIMSLFGVPVEDEPRMMALTQDLFGVADPDAKRDDVETLSPDAAAQQWAAAIADFYAYFDVLVESRRAEPRDDLATLIAVAKDASGEYFPKTFAYGWFVAIATAGHDTTASTLAGCLQQLAARPDILERVQGDISLVPHLVNEALRIVSPVKQFTRVALRDYELRGRTIKAGDRLMLLFQSGNRDAEVFDNPDTFDIDRRPNKQIAFGYGPHMCIGQHLAKLEMKVMLEELLPALRRVEVTGDPKMIQTNFVGGLRRLPVHLTFA; this is encoded by the coding sequence ATGACGACAGTCGAATCCGCCGACACCACAACAGTTCCCGACGAAATAGGCAGACAGATCGTCCTCCCCGAGGGACACAGCAACGACGCCAAACTGTACGAGGCCTACCGGTGGCTCCGCGAGAACCAGCCCCTTGGGCAGGCACGGGTAGAGGGGTACGACCCCCTCTGGCTGGTCAGCAAGCACGCCGACCTGATGGAAATCGAGCGACAGCCGGAGATTTTCAGTGCGGGCGGCGGCGAGAACAAGGGCTCGCACAACCCGATTCTCGCCAATCAGGCCGGTGACGAGTTCACGAAGACTCTCACCGGCGGCAGTCTCCGCATCCTCGACGCGCTGCCCTACCTCGACCCGCCGGAACACACCACGATCAAGGACGTCGCGTTCGACTGGTTCCGTCCTGCGAACCTCAAGAAGTGGGAAGACCGCATTCGCGAGACCGCGCGGGAATCCGTCACGCGCCTCGTGTCCGGAAAGCCAGACCTGGATGCCGTGCACGAGTTCGCAGTGTTCTTCCCGCTGCACGTCATCATGTCGCTCTTCGGTGTTCCCGTGGAAGACGAACCACGCATGATGGCGCTGACGCAGGACCTCTTCGGGGTCGCCGACCCGGACGCGAAGCGCGACGACGTCGAAACCCTGTCTCCCGACGCCGCGGCACAGCAGTGGGCGGCGGCGATCGCGGACTTCTACGCGTATTTCGATGTTCTCGTCGAGAGCAGGCGCGCCGAACCGCGCGACGATCTGGCTACCCTCATCGCCGTCGCGAAGGACGCGAGCGGGGAGTACTTCCCCAAGACCTTCGCGTACGGATGGTTCGTCGCCATCGCCACCGCCGGCCACGACACCACGGCCAGCACCCTCGCGGGATGCCTGCAACAGCTGGCCGCGCGTCCCGACATCCTCGAGCGTGTCCAGGGCGACATCAGTCTGGTTCCGCACCTAGTGAACGAGGCACTTCGGATCGTGTCGCCGGTGAAGCAGTTCACCCGCGTCGCTCTGCGCGACTACGAACTCCGCGGACGCACCATCAAGGCCGGCGACCGCCTGATGCTGCTGTTCCAGTCCGGCAACCGGGATGCCGAGGTGTTCGACAATCCGGACACCTTCGACATCGATCGACGCCCGAACAAGCAGATCGCCTTCGGCTACGGTCCGCACATGTGCATCGGACAGCATCTCGCCAAGCTCGAGATGAAGGTCATGCTCGAGGAGCTACTGCCCGCACTCCGGCGCGTCGAGGTGACCGGTGATCCCAAGATGATCCAGACGAACTTCGTCGGCGGACTCCGGCGTCTCCCTGTCCACCTGACATTCGCCTGA
- a CDS encoding lipase family protein — protein MTELSGRMLSMARTRRWSFFLAAVVTAVGLGLTAVSGPALAEIPPPSEDPFYTAPAGYEAQPDGTILRSRSVAATALSVPLPVDSWQLLYKSLDSHRNPVADVATVLVPRTPWTGDGPRPLVSYQTAEDSLGSRCAPSYALTAGLEAATSNAASESLMIANLLSRGWAVVTADYEGPDSEFLAGPQAGYAVLDGVRAAQLFGPAGLGVNAPTGLWGYSGGAFATAWAAQLQQAHAPELDVYGIALGGLPADLEATMRNVDGGYGFGLTFGGVTGIDRAYPEKRLSQLFTGEGRAAMQASGAACTVELIAKYAFRSLHDYTIDPRPFDFPDLRDALAENSPTAVGTGSPIYSYHAEADELVPVAVHDEYVRQACAAGDTVQVVRPSGGSHNTTLISGAPGAIDFLAARFAGMPAVDDCHR, from the coding sequence TTGACCGAACTGAGTGGCAGAATGCTGTCCATGGCGCGGACGAGGCGATGGTCGTTCTTCCTGGCAGCGGTCGTTACCGCGGTGGGCCTGGGTCTTACAGCGGTGAGCGGGCCTGCACTGGCCGAGATCCCGCCACCATCCGAGGACCCGTTCTACACAGCTCCGGCCGGATACGAGGCGCAGCCCGACGGGACGATCCTGCGGTCGCGGTCGGTGGCCGCCACGGCGTTGAGCGTGCCGCTCCCGGTCGACTCCTGGCAGCTGCTGTACAAATCCCTCGACTCCCACCGAAATCCGGTGGCCGACGTTGCCACGGTCCTGGTCCCGAGAACTCCGTGGACCGGCGACGGGCCCCGTCCCCTCGTCTCCTATCAGACCGCGGAGGACAGTCTCGGATCCCGTTGCGCCCCATCGTATGCGCTCACGGCGGGCCTGGAGGCTGCGACCTCGAACGCAGCATCCGAGTCACTGATGATCGCGAACCTACTGTCACGCGGGTGGGCGGTCGTCACCGCCGACTACGAGGGTCCCGATTCCGAGTTCCTCGCCGGCCCGCAGGCCGGTTACGCGGTTCTCGACGGGGTTCGCGCCGCGCAGCTTTTCGGACCTGCGGGACTGGGCGTGAACGCTCCGACGGGGCTGTGGGGGTACTCGGGTGGAGCATTCGCCACCGCCTGGGCAGCGCAGCTCCAGCAGGCTCATGCCCCCGAGCTGGACGTGTATGGAATTGCTCTGGGCGGGTTGCCTGCTGATCTCGAGGCGACGATGCGGAATGTCGACGGCGGGTACGGCTTCGGACTCACCTTCGGCGGGGTGACCGGAATCGATCGCGCGTACCCCGAGAAGCGGCTGAGCCAGCTGTTCACCGGCGAAGGCCGGGCGGCCATGCAGGCGAGTGGCGCGGCCTGCACCGTCGAACTGATTGCAAAGTACGCGTTCCGCTCGCTGCACGACTACACGATCGACCCTCGGCCGTTCGACTTTCCCGATCTGCGGGACGCCCTCGCGGAGAACAGTCCCACCGCGGTCGGCACCGGGTCACCGATCTACAGCTATCACGCGGAAGCCGACGAACTGGTGCCCGTCGCGGTCCACGACGAGTACGTCCGTCAGGCCTGTGCTGCGGGCGACACGGTGCAGGTGGTGAGACCTTCCGGCGGAAGCCACAACACCACGTTGATCTCCGGCGCGCCGGGTGCGATCGACTTCCTCGCAGCACGTTTCGCCGGGATGCCTGCTGTCGACGACTGCCATAGGTGA
- a CDS encoding alpha/beta hydrolase, which yields MAAPSSIERQIAEATCDVGTAHQAGPECNALGQTNVFLGNSIQSKAIAHLLRVTVKPALGVWARVPSTSWAARVVDQAARVLPPLDGVGHRRVRLMNCDADWIQAHDADLHSVVLYLHGGGFLSCGLNTHRRLASRISQSADASVLSVDYRLMPTHTIDDAVADGIAGYQWLLARGFSPAQIVIAGDSAGGYLAFMVALALDDLGLPRPAGLVALSPLTDLDPAKKLQHSTSERCPVLPRSALSALSSFAMRVEHRSRGVSGLPPSPVDADLRRLPPVLLQVGSKDLLYPDSRTMFDRLVEAGVPASLEIWDGQFHVFQVAADLVPEARKAIARVAEFIRGRTTVQGGDAEGGHVGTAREIA from the coding sequence ATGGCAGCCCCCAGTTCGATCGAACGGCAGATCGCGGAGGCGACCTGCGATGTGGGCACGGCCCATCAGGCGGGGCCGGAGTGCAACGCACTCGGCCAAACGAATGTTTTCCTTGGCAACAGTATTCAATCGAAGGCCATCGCGCACCTGTTGCGTGTGACGGTCAAGCCCGCACTCGGTGTCTGGGCGCGAGTGCCGAGCACGAGCTGGGCCGCGCGAGTGGTTGACCAGGCCGCGCGTGTGCTACCTCCGCTGGACGGGGTAGGTCATCGGCGTGTGCGCCTGATGAACTGCGATGCGGACTGGATCCAGGCGCACGACGCCGATCTCCACAGCGTGGTGCTCTACCTGCACGGTGGCGGCTTTCTTTCCTGTGGCCTCAACACGCATCGGCGACTCGCTTCCCGAATCTCGCAGTCGGCCGATGCCAGCGTGCTCAGTGTCGACTACCGGCTCATGCCCACGCATACGATCGATGACGCGGTAGCCGATGGTATCGCCGGCTATCAGTGGTTGTTGGCTCGAGGATTCTCGCCCGCACAAATCGTCATCGCCGGTGATTCCGCCGGCGGATACCTCGCGTTCATGGTGGCGCTCGCCCTCGACGATCTGGGGCTGCCACGGCCGGCCGGGCTCGTCGCGTTGTCGCCGCTCACCGACCTCGACCCGGCAAAGAAGCTGCAACATTCCACGTCGGAGCGATGTCCCGTTCTTCCCCGATCCGCGCTGTCGGCGTTGAGTTCTTTCGCCATGCGGGTCGAACACCGCTCTCGTGGCGTGTCGGGGCTGCCGCCGTCTCCCGTGGACGCAGACCTCCGTCGATTACCTCCGGTTCTGCTGCAGGTGGGGTCCAAAGATCTGCTGTATCCCGATTCACGGACGATGTTCGATCGTCTGGTGGAAGCGGGTGTTCCGGCTTCGCTCGAGATCTGGGACGGACAGTTCCATGTGTTCCAGGTAGCCGCAGATCTCGTGCCTGAGGCACGGAAGGCGATCGCGCGTGTCGCGGAGTTCATTCGGGGGAGGACCACCGTTCAAGGTGGTGATGCGGAAGGTGGTCACGTTGGTACGGCACGCGAGATCGCCTAG
- a CDS encoding globin domain-containing protein, with product MDTETVALVRSTFRAVASFPGGPGALASAFYATLFATNPEAREFFPAAMDTQRDRLVRAIGHVIDRLEAPESVLPYLAQLGRDHRKYGIDDSHYSAVGIALVAALEKVCEPRMWTTEVGAAWRRAITLVTDVMMDAARSETGPPSWVGTVREHRRVRDDVAVVKLQLDQPMPYAAGQYVSVQVPGRPRMWRHLSLATPWSADGTVEFHVRRVPGGWVSPAIVDHARVGDTWVLGSPVGSLGDASDPGRDRLLIGVGTGTAPLRAQLLRMARQPRNRRTHLFVSGRYPCDLYDLEMPWGIARTNPWLTVVPVVEESADPWWFTGRSEVPAGMHPLLVGPVGSVVAGYSNWTDHDIQISGSPSAIQTIKFRLQAAGVESGSIRHDPLS from the coding sequence ATGGATACGGAAACTGTTGCGCTCGTGAGATCGACCTTCAGGGCTGTCGCTTCGTTCCCGGGCGGCCCCGGGGCGCTCGCCAGCGCGTTCTACGCAACTCTGTTCGCGACCAATCCCGAGGCACGGGAGTTCTTTCCCGCGGCCATGGATACGCAACGCGACCGGTTGGTCCGAGCCATTGGTCATGTCATCGATCGGTTGGAGGCACCGGAATCCGTGCTTCCATATCTGGCCCAGCTCGGGCGGGACCACCGAAAGTACGGAATCGACGACTCGCACTACAGCGCGGTCGGCATCGCTCTCGTCGCCGCGCTGGAAAAGGTGTGTGAACCGCGCATGTGGACCACGGAGGTGGGAGCTGCGTGGCGACGGGCGATCACGCTGGTCACCGACGTCATGATGGATGCGGCCCGCTCGGAGACAGGGCCGCCGAGTTGGGTCGGGACGGTGCGCGAACACCGCAGGGTGCGTGACGATGTGGCCGTCGTCAAGCTGCAACTCGATCAACCGATGCCCTATGCGGCTGGTCAGTATGTGAGTGTCCAGGTCCCCGGCCGTCCCCGGATGTGGCGCCACCTGTCACTCGCCACGCCGTGGAGTGCCGATGGAACGGTCGAGTTCCATGTGCGGAGGGTTCCGGGTGGCTGGGTCAGTCCCGCAATCGTCGATCATGCCCGGGTCGGCGATACCTGGGTGCTCGGGTCGCCTGTCGGCTCACTCGGCGACGCCTCCGACCCTGGACGTGACCGCCTGCTGATCGGGGTCGGTACCGGGACGGCTCCACTGCGTGCCCAGCTCCTGCGCATGGCCCGGCAGCCGCGCAATCGACGCACTCACCTCTTCGTGTCCGGTAGGTACCCGTGCGACCTCTACGACCTCGAAATGCCGTGGGGAATAGCGCGGACCAACCCGTGGCTCACCGTGGTGCCAGTGGTGGAGGAAAGTGCCGATCCGTGGTGGTTCACGGGTCGATCCGAGGTCCCCGCGGGCATGCATCCACTGCTGGTCGGCCCAGTGGGATCGGTCGTTGCGGGCTATTCGAACTGGACCGACCACGACATCCAGATTTCGGGTTCGCCCTCGGCGATCCAAACCATCAAGTTTCGGCTGCAAGCGGCTGGTGTGGAGTCCGGAAGTATCCGCCACGACCCCTTGTCGTGA
- a CDS encoding HpcH/HpaI aldolase family protein — MSAQDFAARLRGRERIVGYWSVIDSPVSTEWLAHVGWDYIALDLQHGLIGYSGMVAGLTAIDASGSSVGMVRVESNDPTPIGRALDAGAAGVIVPLVNTAEEAARAVASAIYPPTGIRSYGPMRSQLRIGPTPADANRDTVLVVMIETPQGLANVEEICAVPGLDGVYVGPSDLRLAVGGAHPNDPSVDDEFEAALVRVREAAAAAGIAAGIHTPDGSVAARRLAEGYTFATVASDLTHLKAVSAAHLEAATGE, encoded by the coding sequence ATGAGCGCCCAGGACTTTGCCGCCCGACTCCGCGGCCGCGAACGGATCGTCGGCTACTGGTCCGTCATCGACAGCCCGGTCTCGACCGAATGGCTCGCCCACGTCGGCTGGGACTACATCGCTCTTGACCTCCAACACGGCCTGATCGGCTACTCCGGGATGGTCGCGGGACTCACCGCGATCGACGCGTCCGGCTCGTCCGTCGGCATGGTCCGCGTGGAGTCGAACGATCCGACGCCGATCGGCCGCGCGCTCGACGCCGGTGCGGCGGGGGTGATCGTTCCGCTGGTGAACACGGCCGAGGAGGCCGCCCGCGCCGTCGCGTCGGCCATCTACCCGCCGACCGGAATCCGCTCGTACGGGCCGATGCGCTCCCAACTGCGGATCGGGCCGACACCGGCGGACGCCAACCGCGACACCGTGCTCGTCGTGATGATCGAGACCCCGCAGGGACTCGCGAACGTCGAGGAGATCTGCGCCGTCCCCGGACTCGACGGCGTCTACGTCGGACCGTCCGATCTGCGCCTCGCCGTAGGCGGCGCCCACCCCAACGACCCGAGCGTCGACGACGAATTCGAGGCCGCCCTCGTCCGAGTCCGGGAAGCCGCCGCCGCGGCCGGCATCGCGGCAGGCATCCACACCCCCGACGGTTCGGTGGCAGCGCGGCGTCTCGCGGAGGGCTACACCTTCGCCACCGTCGCGTCCGACCTCACCCACCTCAAGGCCGTCTCCGCCGCCCACCTCGAGGCGGCGACCGGGGAGTAG
- a CDS encoding aldo/keto reductase, translated as MPELDLTSLVLGTMTFGDTVDFDGAAAMLDAALDAGITHIDTANGYAGGESERILARLLATRRDRVTLATKAGMPHPDAGEHSPLSPAGLRSSVEASLKRLDTDYVDLFYLHQPDRAAPLADTLSTVADLVSEGKIRALGVSNFAAWQIAELNHTADTVGAPRPIVAQQLYNLLARRIEEEYVEFAAVTGLITMVYNPLGGGLLTGRHTFDAQPADGRFGDSRLAQMYKERYWNTAIFDAINQLSAIADKAGIPLTELALRWLVSKPSAGPILLGGSKVAHLQSNIAAVANGTLDNELIDACDEVGSALRGPMPNYNR; from the coding sequence ATGCCCGAACTCGACCTGACCTCACTCGTGCTCGGCACGATGACCTTCGGCGACACCGTCGACTTCGACGGCGCCGCAGCGATGCTCGACGCCGCGCTCGATGCGGGAATCACCCACATCGACACCGCCAACGGCTACGCCGGCGGGGAATCCGAACGGATCCTCGCGCGGCTGCTGGCCACCCGGCGCGACCGCGTCACCCTCGCCACCAAGGCCGGGATGCCCCACCCGGACGCGGGCGAGCACTCCCCGCTCTCGCCCGCGGGCCTCCGGTCGAGCGTCGAGGCGAGCCTGAAGCGACTGGACACCGATTACGTCGACCTGTTCTACCTCCATCAGCCCGACCGGGCCGCACCGCTCGCCGACACCCTCTCGACCGTCGCGGATCTCGTGTCGGAGGGCAAGATCCGCGCCCTCGGCGTCTCCAATTTCGCGGCCTGGCAGATCGCGGAACTGAACCACACCGCCGACACCGTCGGCGCGCCCCGCCCGATCGTGGCCCAGCAACTCTACAACCTCCTGGCCCGGCGGATCGAGGAGGAGTACGTCGAGTTCGCGGCGGTCACCGGCCTGATCACGATGGTCTACAACCCGCTCGGCGGCGGTCTGCTCACCGGTCGGCACACCTTCGATGCCCAACCCGCCGACGGCCGTTTCGGTGATTCGCGGCTGGCGCAGATGTACAAGGAGCGGTACTGGAACACCGCGATCTTCGACGCCATCAACCAGCTGTCCGCGATCGCCGACAAGGCCGGTATCCCCCTCACCGAACTCGCCCTCCGCTGGCTGGTGTCCAAGCCTTCCGCGGGCCCCATCCTCCTCGGCGGATCGAAGGTGGCTCACCTGCAGTCGAACATCGCCGCCGTCGCGAACGGCACACTCGACAACGAACTGATCGACGCGTGCGACGAAGTGGGCAGCGCCCTGCGCGGACCCATGCCCAACTACAACCGCTAG
- a CDS encoding ATP-binding cassette domain-containing protein, with protein MSAPLLSVEDLVVEYPVPDGVFRAVDTVSFTVDKGATLAVVGESGCGKSTIAKSIVRLLTPTSGRILVDGTDIAQLSEKALRPFRSRVQMVFQDPYGSLDPHLTAVDIVGEPLRLQGVRSKSERASRAAALIDRVGLPASALHRRPAEFSGGQRQRIGIARALASDPELLVCDEATSALDVSVQAQVLDLLREIQQDTGLTYVFISHNLGVVREISDTVIVMSRGRVVESGSTTDVLEHPAEPYTQALRAAALDPTTMVGIKPRHLVSRLSGATEGSRTASRGVA; from the coding sequence ATGAGTGCACCGCTGCTGTCCGTCGAAGATCTCGTCGTCGAATACCCGGTCCCCGACGGGGTGTTCCGCGCGGTCGACACCGTCAGCTTCACAGTGGACAAGGGCGCGACGCTGGCCGTGGTCGGTGAGTCCGGATGCGGCAAGTCGACCATCGCGAAGTCGATCGTCCGGCTGCTCACCCCCACGTCCGGCCGCATCCTGGTGGACGGGACCGACATCGCGCAGCTGTCCGAGAAAGCGCTGCGCCCCTTCCGGTCTCGCGTGCAGATGGTCTTCCAGGATCCATACGGGTCGCTGGATCCGCATCTGACGGCCGTCGACATCGTCGGCGAACCGCTGCGCCTGCAGGGCGTCCGGAGCAAATCCGAGCGGGCAAGCCGGGCGGCAGCGCTGATCGACCGGGTCGGTCTGCCCGCCTCCGCGCTCCATCGCAGGCCCGCCGAGTTCTCGGGCGGTCAGCGGCAACGCATCGGCATCGCCCGCGCGCTGGCCAGCGACCCGGAACTGCTCGTGTGCGACGAGGCCACCAGCGCGCTCGACGTGTCGGTGCAGGCGCAGGTCCTCGACCTCCTCCGCGAGATCCAGCAGGACACCGGTCTGACGTACGTCTTCATCTCCCACAACCTCGGCGTCGTTCGCGAGATCAGCGACACCGTGATCGTCATGTCGCGCGGACGCGTGGTCGAAAGCGGTTCCACCACCGACGTTCTCGAACACCCCGCCGAGCCGTACACCCAGGCGCTGCGCGCCGCCGCGCTCGATCCCACCACCATGGTCGGGATCAAACCCCGCCACCTCGTCTCGCGTCTGTCCGGCGCGACCGAGGGGTCCCGCACCGCATCCCGAGGAGTAGCTTGA
- a CDS encoding ABC transporter ATP-binding protein has protein sequence MDNLLRVDELQIELITARGVIRAVDGVSFSIDAGETVTIIGESGSGKSTTAMGILGLLPDDLAVLSGAVRFKDSDLLGKPKALAKVRGRHIALIPQDPMTALSPVHTIGSQLREAVRHSGITGRAKETARAVELLEQVRIQDPAGQLGKYPHQLSGGMLQRVLIACSLASSPELIVADEPTSALDVTVQASILDLLLELQERTGVGMLVITHDLGVARLMSDRIYVMKDGRFVESGDAEDLVRRPGSAYTKKLLDAVPRLGDYTTTVGAST, from the coding sequence ATGGACAACCTCCTCAGAGTCGACGAACTGCAGATCGAACTCATCACCGCGCGGGGCGTCATCCGCGCCGTCGACGGCGTGTCCTTCTCCATCGACGCCGGCGAGACGGTGACGATCATCGGCGAATCGGGGTCGGGCAAATCGACCACCGCGATGGGCATTCTCGGGCTGCTCCCCGACGACCTCGCCGTCCTCTCGGGTGCGGTGCGGTTCAAGGACTCCGACCTCCTCGGGAAGCCGAAGGCGCTCGCCAAGGTCCGGGGCCGGCACATCGCCCTGATCCCGCAGGACCCGATGACCGCACTGAGCCCGGTGCACACCATCGGCTCCCAGTTGCGGGAGGCCGTCCGCCACAGCGGCATCACCGGCCGGGCGAAGGAGACCGCGCGAGCCGTGGAACTTCTCGAACAGGTACGGATCCAGGACCCGGCGGGACAACTCGGGAAGTACCCGCACCAACTGTCCGGCGGGATGCTGCAGCGCGTGCTGATCGCCTGTTCGCTCGCGTCGAGCCCCGAACTGATCGTCGCCGACGAACCCACCAGCGCCCTCGACGTCACCGTGCAGGCGAGCATCCTCGACCTGCTCCTCGAACTGCAGGAGCGCACCGGCGTGGGCATGCTCGTCATCACCCACGACCTCGGCGTCGCCCGGCTGATGTCGGACCGCATCTACGTCATGAAGGACGGCCGCTTCGTCGAGAGCGGTGACGCCGAAGATCTGGTCCGCCGTCCCGGCAGCGCCTACACCAAGAAGCTGCTCGACGCCGTCCCCCGGCTCGGCGACTACACCACGACCGTAGGAGCGTCGACATGA